One segment of Calliopsis andreniformis isolate RMS-2024a chromosome 1, iyCalAndr_principal, whole genome shotgun sequence DNA contains the following:
- the Inx3 gene encoding innexin 3 isoform X1 produces MAVFGLVSAVAGFVKVRYLVDKAIIDNMVFRAHYRITSAILFACCIIVSANNLIGDPINCLSEGGVPDNVINTYCWITYTFTLPHNSAKPVGTHVAHPGLGGDLGEKRYHSYYQWVPFMLFFQGILFYIPHWIWKQWEEGKVRMISEGMRGAMVDNKQERQAKSQRLVKYISDTMHLHNTYAAGYFFCEALNFVNVVGNIFFIDTFLGGAFLSYGTDVLKFSNMNQEQRSDPMVEVFPRVTKCTFHKFGASGTIQKLDALCVLALNILNEKIFIFLWFWFILLAALSGVALLYSMAVVLLPSTRETILKKRFKFGTPSAVSALIRKTQVGDFLLLHLLGQNMNMMMFNEVLDELCRHLNLGSASGASPTSVPSAPSTLEMSPIYPEIEKYAKDTEI; encoded by the exons ATGGCGGTGTTTGGATTGGTATCGGCGGTGGCCGGATTCGTGAAGGTGCGATACCTCGTGGACAAGGCTATAATCGATAACATGGTGTTCAGAGCCCATTACAGAATCACCTCTGCAATTCTGTTCGCCTGTTGCATAATCGTTTCTGCTAATAATCTTATAG GTGATCCAATAAATTGTCTAAGCGAAGGAGGGGTGCCTGACAACGTGATAAACACGTACTGTTGGATCACGTACACGTTTACGCTACCACACAACAGTGCGAAACCGGTGGGCACCCACGTGGCTCATCCTGGCCTGGGAGGTGACCTCGGCGAGAAGAGGTATCACTCGTACTATCAGTGGGTGCCCTTCATGCTGTTCTTCCAAGGCATTCTGTTCTACATACCCCATTGGATATGGAAGCAGTGGGAGGAGGGCAAGGTCAGAATGATATCCGAGGGCATGAGGGGAGCTATGGTCGATAACAAGCAGGAACGACAAGCCAAGTCCCAGCGGCTGGTCAAGTACATTTCCGACACGATGCACCTGCACAATACCTATGCCGCTGGTTACTTCTTTTGCGAGGCTTTGAACTTCGTCAACGTG GTAGGCAACATATTCTTTATCGACACTTTCCTAGGCGGGGCATTTCTGTCGTACGGTACTGATGTGCTGAAATTCAGCAACATGAATCAAGAACAACGCAGCGATCCTATGGTTGAGGTGTTCCCACGGGTTACCAAGTGCACCTTCCATAAATTTGGTGCTTCGGGGACCATTCAGAAATTAGATGCTCTGTGTGTTCTTGCTCTGAATATCCTTAACGAAAAGATATTCATTTTTCTATGGTTCTGGTTCATTCTTTTGGCAGCGTTGTCTGGTGTTGCGTTACTCTACAGTATGGCTGTAGTTCTACTGCCCAGCACTCGAGAGACGATCCTTAAGAAACGATTCAAATTTGGCACACCATCCGCTGTCAGTGCACTCATCAGAAAGACACAG GTTGGCGATTTTCTGTTGCTTCACCTATTGGGTCAAAACATGAATATGATGATGTTTAATGAGGTGCTCGACGAACTCTGCCGTCATTTAAATCTCGGTTCTGCGAGCGGAGCGTCACCTACATCGGTTCCTTCGGCACCTAGCACCCTCGAAATGTCGCCCATTTATCCAGAAATTGAGAAGTACGCAAAGGACACTGAGATTTAA
- the Inx3 gene encoding innexin 3 isoform X2, protein MAVFGLVSAVAGFVKVRYLVDKAIIDNMVFRAHYRITSAILFACCIIVSANNLIGDPINCLSEGGVPDNVINTYCWITYTFTLPHNSAKPVGTHVAHPGLGGDLGEKRYHSYYQWVPFMLFFQGILFYIPHWIWKQWEEGKVRMISEGMRGAMVDNKQERQAKSQRLVKYISDTMHLHNTYAAGYFFCEALNFVNVVGNIFFIDTFLGGAFLSYGTDVLKFSNMNQEQRSDPMVEVFPRVTKCTFHKFGASGTIQKLDALCVLALNILNEKIFIFLWFWFILLAALSGVALLYSMAVVLLPSTRETILKKRFKFGTPSAVSALIRKTQVGDFLLLHLLGQNMNMMMFNEVLDELCRHLNLGSASGASPTSVPSAPSTLEMSPIYPEIEKSLCRQPQ, encoded by the exons ATGGCGGTGTTTGGATTGGTATCGGCGGTGGCCGGATTCGTGAAGGTGCGATACCTCGTGGACAAGGCTATAATCGATAACATGGTGTTCAGAGCCCATTACAGAATCACCTCTGCAATTCTGTTCGCCTGTTGCATAATCGTTTCTGCTAATAATCTTATAG GTGATCCAATAAATTGTCTAAGCGAAGGAGGGGTGCCTGACAACGTGATAAACACGTACTGTTGGATCACGTACACGTTTACGCTACCACACAACAGTGCGAAACCGGTGGGCACCCACGTGGCTCATCCTGGCCTGGGAGGTGACCTCGGCGAGAAGAGGTATCACTCGTACTATCAGTGGGTGCCCTTCATGCTGTTCTTCCAAGGCATTCTGTTCTACATACCCCATTGGATATGGAAGCAGTGGGAGGAGGGCAAGGTCAGAATGATATCCGAGGGCATGAGGGGAGCTATGGTCGATAACAAGCAGGAACGACAAGCCAAGTCCCAGCGGCTGGTCAAGTACATTTCCGACACGATGCACCTGCACAATACCTATGCCGCTGGTTACTTCTTTTGCGAGGCTTTGAACTTCGTCAACGTG GTAGGCAACATATTCTTTATCGACACTTTCCTAGGCGGGGCATTTCTGTCGTACGGTACTGATGTGCTGAAATTCAGCAACATGAATCAAGAACAACGCAGCGATCCTATGGTTGAGGTGTTCCCACGGGTTACCAAGTGCACCTTCCATAAATTTGGTGCTTCGGGGACCATTCAGAAATTAGATGCTCTGTGTGTTCTTGCTCTGAATATCCTTAACGAAAAGATATTCATTTTTCTATGGTTCTGGTTCATTCTTTTGGCAGCGTTGTCTGGTGTTGCGTTACTCTACAGTATGGCTGTAGTTCTACTGCCCAGCACTCGAGAGACGATCCTTAAGAAACGATTCAAATTTGGCACACCATCCGCTGTCAGTGCACTCATCAGAAAGACACAG GTTGGCGATTTTCTGTTGCTTCACCTATTGGGTCAAAACATGAATATGATGATGTTTAATGAGGTGCTCGACGAACTCTGCCGTCATTTAAATCTCGGTTCTGCGAGCGGAGCGTCACCTACATCGGTTCCTTCGGCACCTAGCACCCTCGAAATGTCGCCCATTTATCCAGAAATTGAGAA GTCTTTGTGTCGTCAACCACAATAA
- the Spg gene encoding dedicator of cytokinesis spg isoform X6, which translates to MVDPDTMSVVELYHVHVQSAENSQGASTLRRKEHKKVLTHHLYFCMRDFGHSVGENTEIYFSLYDAKRNIYLSERYLVRISKEGFSSFIEKMHSNCTIFTDLGNADLSKDLYMVAHVMRCGRMLYSDFGKNKAGSATYRRPHGVAVLSLAEATQDHTEELEMTFKVYQGEEKDFHQLHEQIIRNNKCSPLPGQPNYGIVASLRVLHGELSQVREENPLLFKNVCLTKKLGFSDVIMPGDVRNDLYLKLERGEFERGGKSTGKNIEVTILVLDADGQPLEGCLFGAAGMEGSSEYQSLVIYHHNSPAWAETVRLAIPIDKFYGSHVRFEFRHCSTREKNDKKLFSFAFVRLMEPGGATLQDGAHELYIYKCEDRSKLDSLSYLSLPSSAREPNATGSPAFSRSPKEFVLIRTLLCSTKLTQNVDLLSLLQWKAHPELISDTLGRVLRLDGEELVKFLQDILDALFSMFHTENGNSTTHSGLVFQVLVSIFSLLEDSKFEHFKPVMDAYISGHFAAALVYKGLQTSVQHCADWVTVTEKQEPIIKCFRSLEYIFKFMIQSRLLFARATAGECEDSFKRDLYRVFAALNKMLGLQQEMVLHSQIALLHSISAVFEQLMAVLPVLKVAKLTCTMLDSLPREPPLQLTQAKLTAIKNLTTSSLFREDDESRNLLLITICRHLRIHLLRREELRSCTDILGEILSFLHKKERDTNKVNNCIHHDVETLCLSILDVLIQTILIVINTSGPVLGCLVAGLIGLLQLLDEYHYVRLWEELTHTGERKPLKDFLLRVFVVLRDLVKKEVFPPDWLVIRMQANNVILKSLQQLAQPLAFRFSHGSFDSQLWSMYFNLAVAYLTQPSLQLEQFSEVKREKIMEKYGDMRVLMGFQILSMWNYLKDRKLEFIPGMVGPFLEVTLVPESELRKATLDIFFDMMECEQKARGSFRSVESELIDKLDILISENKGDDEYRQLFNTMEHLSAVLLDRVQSEDPAWKESGTAFITSITRLLERLLDYRSVIQGDENRDKRMSCTVNLLNFYKNEFNRKEMYLRYIYKLHDLHLAAENYTEAGFTMKLYADQLGWGSTILPSDHSYPQQPEWQRKELLYHKIIHYLDRGKCWEKGIPLCKELAVLYETKLYDYAKLSHVLKLQAKFLDNILTQLRPEPEYFRVGFYGLSFPLFVRNKLFIYRGLEYERIGAFTQRLQTEFPSAQILMKNSPPDESILTSEGQYIQICNVKPIPEEGSLACRGAEVPERIVAFYLVNDVRKFIFDRPLHRGPVDRENEFKSLWIERTTLTTESKLPGILRWFEVIEKRSELLAPVQYACETMQSVERELRRLVAQYTAEPHRNINPFSMRLQGIIDANVMGGITKYQEAFLTPEFARQNPDMVQHVNRLKSLILDQMSVLEAGLNLHGQIAPAGVQPLHKRLNERFTQLKQGLGPLARQRTIHQDSIVNSPLPPLPVNEKQRPATLETIGSRSSHVESDCQLEDEGFYTKVDGGPPPIPQREVRPRSVGYGSTPPRPTHQRSLSKPLSPKLPLRHSLPTPTDGVDQAGLRTSWSEPGPEPAPPLPPRGCTPDKRDSNTNTIVPPAPPKRLAYKRNTEWSTDDDPELQNEPNDLRDSGISTTSLSDFQSHLSNLNNLSYEDFEPRARCNDIMNISPPSIINPLNVSTGNFASGTFQSTHSLHGQEVSPPPIPPKAHQDTPSAPSTLERASSRTQSHNHTENYSVPKLQTLSVASDTESTV; encoded by the exons ATGGTGGACCCGGATACGATGTCCGTCGTTGAGCTTTATCACGTG CACGTCCAGAGTGCAGAGAATTCGCAGGGCGCATCGACCCTCAGACGGAAGGAGCATAAAAAGGTCCTGACACATCACCTCTACTTTTGCATGAGAGACTTTGGCCATTCCGTTGGTGAGAACACGGAGATCTATTTCTCCTTGTACGACGCGAAACGGAATATATACTTGAGTGAACGATACCTGGTTCGAATATCGAAGGAGGGTTTCTCCAGCTTCATCGAGAAGATGCACAGCAACTGTACGATCTTCACCGATCTCGGTAATGCGGATCTAAGCAAGGATCTGTACATGGTCGCGCACGTGATGCGATGTGGCAGAATGTTATACTCTGATTTTGGGAAGAATAAGGCGGGCAGCGCCACTTACAGACGGCCTCACGGCGTTGCCGTTTTATCCCTTGCAGAGGCTACACAGGATCACACCGAAGAGCTTGAGATGACTTTCAAG GTGTATCAGGGGGAAGAAAAGGATTTCCATCAGTTACACGAGCAGATTATTCGCAACAACAAATGTTCTCCTCTTCCGGGTCAGCCAAATTATGGTATAGTGGCCTCTTTACGCGTTCTTCACGGTGAACTGTCTCAAGTGAGAGAAGAGAATCCGCTGCTGTTCAAAAATGTCTGTTTAACGAAGAAACTTGGCTTCTCCGACGTGATCATGCCAGGCGACGTACGGAATGATTTGTACCTGAAATTGGAACGCGGCGAATTTGAAAGGGGAGGGAAATCTACGGGGAAAAATATCGAG GTGACCATTTTGGTGCTGGACGCAGACGGGCAGCCTTTAGAAGGTTGTTTGTTCGGAGCGGCAGGAATGGAAGGCAGTTCAGAGTACCAAAGTTTAGTTATTTATCATCACAACAGTCCAGCATGGGCAGAAACAGTTCGGTTGGCGATACCTATCGATAAATTTTATGGAAGCCATGTGCGATTTGAATTTCGACATTGTTCTA CACGCGAGAAGAATGACAAAAAGCTATTCTCCTTCGCGTTCGTGCGTCTCATGGAACCGGGAGGAGCTACCCTTCAGGATGGCGCTCACGAGTTATACATCTATAAGTGCGAGGATCGCTCCAAATTGGATTCTCTAAGCTACCTCTCCCTACCCAGCAGCGCCAGAGAACCAAACGCGACAG GCTCTCCAGCGTTCTCCAGGTCTCCGAAAGAATTTGTGCTCATACGTACTTTACTGTGTAGCACAAAATTGACCCAAAATGTCGATCTTCTAAGTCTACTCCAATGGAAGGCTCATCCAGAACTAATTTCTGATACACTAGGTCGTGTGTTACGATTAGACGGCGAAGAGTTGGTCAAGTTTCTTCAAGATATCTTGGATGCATTATTTTCCATGTTTCACACAGAAAATGGCAATTCTACAACTCATTCCGGTCTGGTATTTCAAGTTCTCGTTTCTATCTTCAGCCTGCTCGAGGACTCTAAATTCGAGCACTTCAAACCAGTCATGGATGCCTATATTTCCGGTCACTTTGCCGCTGCGCTCGTATACAAGGGGCTTCAAACCAGCGTGCAACACTGTGCGGATTGGGTGACTGTTACTGAGAAACAGGAACCTATTATCAAGTGTTTTCGTTCACTGGAGTATATCTTTAAATTCATGATCCAGAGTCGTTTGCTGTTCGCTAGAGCCACAGCTGGAGAATGCGAAGACAGCTTTAAGAGAGATCTCTATCGCGTATTCGCAGCGTTGAATAAGATGCTCGGGCTTCAACAGGAAATGGTGCTTCACTCGCAAATTGCCCTGCTCCACTCGATTTCAGCGGTTTTTGAACAACTGATGGCCGTGTTGCCAGTCCTTAAAGTGGCTAAGCTTACTTGCACCATGCTTGATTCGTTGCCACGGGAGCCACCCTTGCAGCTTACGCAGGCCAAATTGACTGCCATTAAGAATCTTACTACCTCTTCGCTATTTCGCGAAGATGATGAGAGCAGAAATCTGCTATTAATTACTATATGCAGACATTTGCGAATTCATCTACTTAGGCGTGAAGAGCTGCGTTCCTGTACCGACATTTTGGGAGAGATACTTAGCTTTTTACACAAAAAGGAACGGGACACCAATAAAGTCAACAACTGCATACATCATGACGTGGAGACTCTGTGCCTATCGATCCTCGACGTCCTAATACAAACTATTCTCATCGTCATAAACACAAGTGGTCCCGTTCTGGGATGTCTAGTGGCCGGCTTGATAGGATTGCTTCAGCTTCTGGATGAATACCATTATGTTAGGCTATGGGAAGAGCTTACACACACTGGCGAACGGAAGCCCCTTAAGGATTTCCTTTTGAGGGTCTTCGTGGTACTTCGAGATTTAGTGAAAAAAGAAGTGTTTCCACCAGATTGGTTAGTGATTAGGATGCAAGCAAACAACGTAATACTCAAATCTCTACAGCAACTAGCACAGCCTTTGGCTTTTCGTTTTTCGCACGGTAGCTTCGATTCTCAGCTGTGGTCGATGTATTTTAATTTGGCCGTGGCGTATCTCACCCAACCGTCCCTCCAGCTTGAACAATTCTCCGAGGTGAAACGAGAGAAGATAATGGAAAAGTATGGGGATATGAGGGTGTTGATGGGCTTCCAAATACTCTCGATGTGGAACTATCTAAAAGACCGTAAACTGGAGTTCATTCCTGGCATGGTGGGACCCTTCTTAGAGGTCACCTTGGTCCCTGAAAGTGAATTGAGGAAGGCTACTTTGGATATCtttttcgatatgatggagtgcGAGCAGAAAGCCCGAGGCAGCTTTAGATCGGTTGAATCAGAATTGATAGACAAGCTTGACATTTTGATAAGCGAAAACAAGGGCGACGACGAGTACAGGCAACTATTCAATACCAT GGAACATCTAAGCGCTGT GTTGTTGGATAGAGTCCAATCAGAAGATCCGGCCTGGAAGGAAAGTGGGACTGCTTTCATTACGTCTATCACTCGTCTTTTGGAACGGTTACTGGACTACCGAAGTGTGATTCAAGGCGATGAAAATCGTGACAAGCGCATGTCTTGCACCGTTAATTTACTG AACttttataaaaatgaattcAATCGGAAGGAGATGTATCTACGGTACATATACAAACTTCACGATCTACATCTGGCAGCTGAAAATTATACGGAAGCAGGGTTTACGATGAAACTATATGCCGATCAATTGGGTTGGGGTTCCACGATACTACCTTCAGATCATTCTTATCCACAGCAACCGGAATGGCAAAGGAAGGAGCTACTTTATCACAAGATAATCCATTACTTAGATCGTGGCAAGTGTTGGGAGAAGGGCATACCATTGTGCAAGGAATTGGCAGTGCTATACGAGACCAAATTATATGATTACGCGAAATTGAGTCATGTGTTGAAACTGCAAGCCAAGTTCCTGGACAATATATTGACACAGCTTAGACCTGAACCAGAGTATTTTCGGGTTGGCTTTTATGGACTTAGTTTTCCACTTTTCGTTAGG aataaACTTTTTATATATCGTGGTCTAGAGTATGAGCGAATAGGAGCATTCACGCAACGATTACAGACTGAATTTCCAAGCGCACAAATATTGATGAAAAATTCTCCGCCCGATGAGAGTATTCTCACGTCTGAGGGACAAT ATATACAAATTTGTAATGTAAAACCGATCCCCGAGGAAGGTAGCCTAGCTTGTCGGGGAGCGGAAGTTCCTGAACGCATTGTAGCGTTCTACTTGGTCAACGATGTTCGAAAATTTATTTTCGATCGACCACTCCATAGGGGTCCAGTTGATCGTGAAAACGAGTTTAAATCTCTCTGGATTGAAAGAACTACGCTGACAACTGAATCAAAATTGCCCGGCATCTTGAGGTGGTTCGAAGTGATCGAGAAGAGGTCTGAACTACTGGCCCCTGTGCAATACGCCTGTGAAACTATGCAGAGCGtggagagagaattgaggagacTTGTCGCACAATACACTGCCGAACCTCATAGAAATATTAATCCCTTTAGCATGAGACTTCAAGGGATCATCGATGCTAATGTGATGGGTGGTATCACCAAATATCAAGAGGCATTCCTAACTCCAGAATTTGCTAGGCAGAATccagatatggtgcagcacgtgAATAGGCTAAAAAGTCTTATCCTAGATCAAATGAGCGTATTGGAAGCTGGATTAAATTTGCATGGTCAGATTGCTCCAGCCGGAGTACAACCTTTGCATAAAAGATTAAACGAAAGATTCACGCAACTAAAACAAGGCTTAGGCCCTCTGGCAAGGCAAAGAACTATTCACCAAGACAGCATCGTCAA CTCACCGTTACCCCCATTACCAGTAAACGAGAAACAGCGGCCTGCTACCTTGGAAACCATAGGTTCTAGGTCTTCTCACGTAGAGAGTGATTGTCAACTAGAAGATGAAGGTTTCTACACGAAGGTGGATGGTGGACCTCCGCCTATTCCCCAGCGCGAAGTGCGACCTCGTTCAGTTGGTTATGGAAGCACACCACCTAGACCTACCCATCAGAGATCCTTGAGCAAACCTTTAAGCCCAAAGTTACCATTAAGGCATTCTTTGCCAACGCCGACGGATGGAGTCGATCAGGCTGGATTGAGAACTTCTTGGAGCGAACCTGGGCCAGAACCAGCGCCACCACTCCCACCTAGAGGTTGCA cTCCTGACAAACGTGATTCGAATACAAACACAATCGTACCCCCTGCACCACCAAAGCGTTTAGCGTACAAACGTAATACTGAATGGAGTACTGATGATGATCCAGAGTTACAAAATGAACCAAATGATCTTCGCGATAGTGGTATATCAACGACTAGTTTATCAGACTTTCAATCGCACTTGAGTAATCTGAATAATCTTAGTTACGAAGACTTTGAACCACGGGCAAGGTGCAATGATATTATGAACATTTCACCCCCTTCTATAATAAATCCACTAAATGTTTCCACGGGAAACTTTGCAAGTGGTACATTTCAGAGTACACACTCTCTCCATGGTCAAGAG GTGAGTCCACCACCCATTCCACCGAAGGCGCATCAAGATACGCCATCAGCGCCATCAACTTTGGAAAGAGCATCGAGTCGCACACAATCGCACAATCACACCGAAAATTACTCAGTGCCAAAATTACAAACGTTATCTGTGGCATCTGACACAGAGAGTACTGTGTAG
- the LOC143180221 gene encoding uncharacterized protein LOC143180221, whose protein sequence is MKEIMQRECGTAKKNAMVLSISLVTSTSDYTHLIESPPRSRTRLDGRQHGGEWWGPETKPRFSRFSCYLSIGPRRFAARSLEIFSKTIRFAGETNIKGEGGRKREKESLSDVPRQALTLDTTRSTF, encoded by the exons atgaaagaaataaTGCAGAGAGAAT GCGGCACAGCAAAGAAGAATGCGATGGTATTGTCGATCTCGCTGGTGACTTCTACGAGTGACTATACGCACCTGATAGAGTCGCCCCCACGCTCGAGAACTCGGTTGGACGGCAGGCAACATGGCGGAGAGTGGTGGGGCCCAGAAACCAAACCTCGATTCTCTCGGTTCAGTTGCTACTTGTCCATCGGGCCCCGTCGGTTCGCTGCACGGAGCCTcgaaattttctcgaaaaccatTCGGTTTGCCGGCGAGACGAACATAAAAGGAGAGGgaggaagaaagagagagaaagagagtctGTCTGACGTGCCGCGTCAGGCATTAACTCTCGACACGACGCGTTCAACGTTCTGA